The following proteins come from a genomic window of Pseudomonas putida:
- a CDS encoding amidohydrolase yields the protein MRDLSTLPNLKVALVQTTLAWHDREANYAHFEVLLEQVGEVDLVILPEMFTTGFSMQSESLCEQENGPTYKWLKAQAKKHNAVITGSVIIQAADGSHRNRLLWARPDGEILHYDKRHLFRMAGEHKHYTPGERQVQFEVKGWRIRPLICYDLRFPVWSRDAQDTDLLLYTANWPAARRQHWNRLLPARGIENLCYVAAVNRVGTDGKGFAYSGDSQVLDFQGESLLSAGEADGVFTAVLSASELAAYRAKFPANLDADTFELH from the coding sequence ATGCGCGATCTGAGTACACTGCCGAACCTGAAAGTCGCCCTGGTGCAAACCACCCTGGCCTGGCATGACCGCGAGGCCAACTACGCGCACTTCGAGGTGCTGCTGGAGCAGGTGGGCGAGGTGGACCTGGTGATCCTGCCGGAAATGTTCACCACCGGCTTTTCGATGCAGTCGGAAAGCCTGTGCGAGCAGGAGAACGGTCCGACCTATAAATGGTTGAAAGCCCAGGCGAAGAAGCACAATGCGGTGATTACCGGTAGTGTGATCATCCAGGCGGCCGATGGCAGCCACCGCAACCGCCTGTTGTGGGCGCGGCCGGACGGCGAGATTCTGCACTACGACAAGCGCCACCTGTTCCGCATGGCCGGTGAGCACAAACATTACACCCCAGGCGAGCGGCAGGTGCAGTTCGAGGTCAAGGGCTGGCGGATTCGCCCGCTGATCTGTTACGACCTGCGCTTCCCGGTGTGGAGCCGCGACGCCCAGGACACCGACCTGCTGCTTTATACGGCCAACTGGCCGGCCGCGCGTCGCCAGCACTGGAACCGCCTGCTACCGGCGCGGGGCATCGAGAACCTGTGCTATGTGGCAGCGGTGAACCGGGTGGGCACGGACGGTAAAGGCTTTGCTTATTCTGGTGACAGCCAGGTGCTGGATTTCCAGGGTGAGAGCCTGCTCAGTGCCGGCGAGGCGGACGGGGTGTTCACTGCAGTACTGAGCGCGTCGGAACTGGCGGCGTACCGGGCCAAGTTCCCGGCCAACCTGGATGCCGATACCTTCGAGTTGCACTGA
- a CDS encoding flavodoxin: protein MVKKTLFQLHWFFGITAGLVLALMGITGALYSFQEELLRAFNADVLKVEVRAEGVLPPAELVKRVEAQQHDKVSMLWVDVREGNAARIFFMPAPGERRGELRYADPYTGELKGEVAGQGFFNLMLKLHRFLAMGDTGRQITGACTLMLVFFCLSGLYLRWPRKALAWRTWLTFEWAKKGRAFNWDLHAVAGTWCLLFYLLFALTGLFWSYEWYREGLNKLLADAPAAGQQQKRGEGRGRHGPQKVDRNAPPLVVDYDAIWANLKDAAGPGLSTYNLRLPPAGGQPANLFYLLDNAAHPRAFNTLVLDPATGQVKKHDRYTDKSFKAQLLQSVYALHVGEYFGLPGRIIVTIASLTMPLFFVTGWLLYLDRRRKKRQVRAARGNVANSNGNGDGWLIGFASQSGFAEQLAWQSARQLQAAGQPVQVRALAQLGENDLRQAHRALFVVSTFGDGEAPDSARAFERKVLGQPWALNNLNYALLALGDRQYPHFCGFARRLQAWLGERGASSAFSPVEVDNADQAALQQWQQELAQLTGAQPVAAWQPPTFANWSLVRRKLLNPGSQGQPVYLLGLQAAEPAIWEAGDLVEILPLNGQPRIDAFLKGMALDASSQVQVNGLSETLAQALAGRQLPTRRDHLIGLQPQALVDALVPIGSREYSIASIASDGVLELIVRQERHPDGNLGLGSGWLTEYLPMNGTLSLRLRRNSGFHLPEAAAPMILIGNGTGLAGLRSLLRARVNAGEQRNWLLFGERNRAHDLLCGDELQAWLDNGDLARLDLAFSRDQAEKVYVQDVILQQAEDFKRWVADGACVYVCGSLKGMAAGVDAALNRMLGEEAVQQLIEDGRYRRDVY from the coding sequence GTGGTGAAGAAGACGCTGTTCCAATTGCACTGGTTCTTTGGCATCACCGCTGGCCTGGTGCTGGCCTTGATGGGCATTACCGGGGCGCTGTACTCGTTCCAGGAAGAACTGCTGCGCGCATTCAATGCCGATGTACTCAAGGTAGAAGTACGCGCCGAAGGCGTGCTGCCGCCGGCCGAGCTGGTTAAACGAGTCGAAGCCCAGCAGCACGACAAGGTGTCGATGCTGTGGGTCGACGTGCGTGAAGGCAACGCTGCACGTATCTTCTTCATGCCGGCACCGGGCGAACGCCGTGGCGAACTGCGCTATGCCGACCCGTACACCGGCGAGCTCAAGGGTGAAGTGGCCGGGCAAGGCTTCTTCAACCTCATGCTCAAGCTGCACCGTTTCCTCGCCATGGGCGATACTGGCCGGCAAATCACCGGGGCCTGCACCTTGATGCTGGTGTTCTTCTGCCTGTCCGGCCTGTACCTGCGCTGGCCGCGCAAAGCACTGGCCTGGCGCACCTGGCTGACCTTCGAATGGGCCAAGAAAGGCCGCGCCTTCAACTGGGACCTGCACGCCGTGGCAGGTACCTGGTGCCTGCTGTTCTACCTTCTGTTCGCCCTGACCGGCCTGTTCTGGTCCTATGAGTGGTACCGCGAAGGCCTGAACAAGCTGCTGGCTGACGCGCCGGCTGCGGGCCAGCAGCAAAAACGTGGTGAAGGCCGTGGCCGGCACGGGCCGCAGAAAGTCGACAGGAATGCGCCACCGCTGGTGGTGGACTATGACGCCATCTGGGCCAACCTCAAGGATGCCGCGGGCCCAGGCCTGTCCACCTACAACCTGCGCCTGCCGCCCGCTGGCGGTCAGCCGGCCAACCTGTTCTACCTGCTCGACAACGCTGCCCACCCACGTGCCTTCAATACCCTGGTCCTGGACCCGGCCACCGGCCAGGTTAAAAAGCACGACCGCTACACCGACAAGTCCTTCAAGGCGCAACTGCTGCAGAGTGTTTACGCCTTGCATGTGGGCGAGTACTTCGGCTTGCCGGGGCGCATCATCGTCACCATCGCCAGCCTGACCATGCCGTTGTTCTTCGTCACCGGCTGGCTGCTGTACCTCGACCGTCGCCGCAAGAAACGTCAGGTGCGCGCAGCCCGTGGCAACGTCGCCAACAGCAACGGCAATGGCGACGGCTGGCTGATCGGCTTTGCCAGCCAGAGTGGCTTTGCCGAACAGTTGGCCTGGCAGAGCGCCAGGCAGCTGCAGGCAGCCGGCCAGCCCGTTCAAGTGCGCGCCCTTGCCCAGCTGGGTGAAAACGACCTGCGCCAGGCCCATCGCGCGCTCTTCGTGGTGAGTACCTTCGGCGACGGTGAAGCGCCCGACAGCGCCCGCGCCTTCGAGCGCAAGGTGCTCGGCCAGCCTTGGGCACTGAACAACCTCAACTATGCCCTGCTCGCCCTCGGTGATCGTCAGTACCCGCACTTCTGCGGCTTCGCTCGTCGCCTCCAGGCGTGGCTGGGGGAGCGCGGCGCCAGCAGTGCATTCAGCCCGGTGGAAGTGGACAACGCCGACCAGGCCGCCCTGCAGCAATGGCAGCAGGAACTGGCGCAACTGACCGGCGCCCAGCCGGTCGCCGCTTGGCAGCCGCCAACCTTTGCCAACTGGTCGCTGGTGCGCCGCAAACTGCTCAACCCCGGCAGCCAAGGCCAACCGGTGTACCTGCTTGGCCTGCAGGCTGCAGAACCTGCGATCTGGGAAGCCGGCGACCTGGTAGAAATACTGCCGCTAAATGGGCAGCCACGTATCGACGCGTTCCTCAAGGGCATGGCACTGGACGCCAGCAGCCAAGTGCAGGTGAATGGCCTGAGCGAAACCCTTGCCCAGGCACTCGCTGGTCGCCAGTTGCCGACGCGCCGCGATCACCTGATCGGCTTGCAGCCGCAGGCACTGGTGGATGCACTGGTACCGATCGGCAGCCGCGAATACTCCATCGCCTCGATCGCTAGCGATGGTGTGCTGGAGCTGATCGTGCGCCAGGAACGCCACCCCGACGGCAACCTTGGCTTGGGCTCTGGCTGGCTGACCGAATACCTGCCAATGAATGGCACCCTGAGCCTGCGCCTGCGGCGTAACAGTGGTTTCCATCTGCCTGAGGCCGCTGCGCCGATGATCCTGATCGGTAACGGCACTGGCCTGGCAGGCCTTCGCAGCCTGTTGCGCGCGCGGGTCAATGCCGGTGAGCAGCGCAACTGGCTGTTGTTCGGCGAGCGTAATCGGGCGCATGACTTGCTGTGCGGCGATGAGCTGCAAGCTTGGCTGGACAACGGCGACCTGGCACGGCTGGACCTGGCGTTCTCGCGCGATCAGGCCGAGAAGGTGTATGTGCAGGACGTGATTCTGCAGCAGGCCGAGGACTTCAAGCGCTGGGTAGCCGATGGGGCTTGCGTGTATGTCTGCGGCAGCCTGAAAGGCATGGCGGCGGGGGTGGATGCTGCGCTCAATCGCATGCTGGGTGAAGAAGCTGTACAGCAGTTGATCGAGGATGGGCGGTATCGGCGGGATGTGTATTGA
- a CDS encoding TonB-dependent siderophore receptor, which translates to MRHYVPSAVSSQRLLASAIGVAISAASTAQLAYADDQAADSVISLDATSVNAAQDVTSYKTDTASSKKYTAPLRETPKSVTVIPQQVIRDTGATSLVDALRTTPGITFGAGEGGNPAGDRPIIRGFNAESDVFVDGMRDVASQSREIFNVESIEVAKGPGSAFTGAGSTGGSLNLVTKSAKLGDSYNGGFTWGSDQTKRTTLDLNKQLTDTSAFRLNLMKHEANVAGRDDVDVSRWGVAPSFAFGLGTDTRVTVGYYHLKTDDMPDYGIPLNRSATRSKYNVDGPAHVDRDNFYGLNGRDYRKTSNDSGTIRIEHDLNENLTLSNSFRMSRSTLDYIVTNPDDSKGNVANGTVYRATKNRNSTSKGWVNQTDLSAKFNTGFIEHSLVTGLEFTYSDTHNRGYVVTSAAGTGTVCTPALLASGDCTSLYDPSPDDGWSGTITDSQAFTDTDTKTSAAYVFDTLTFNEQWSLNLGLRYDDYQTKSSGYSTGGRGSVAGDFSRENNAHLWNYQVGVVYKPLPNGSIYAAWSTSSNPSGETSGNGGLELAANNSNLDPERNRNYEIGTKWDFFDDNLSLTAALFRTDKTNARVTDPDNATYQVLDGEQRVQGVELTYSGNLTSKWKVYGGYTYMESEIVKTSTAANEGNHMPSTPRNNFTFWSTYDIIPQLTVGAGATFVDSRFGDEANSVEVPSYWRYDAMATYRLTKNVDLQLNVQNLTDKRYFDQVFATHYAHVAPGRTALMSANFHF; encoded by the coding sequence ATGCGTCATTACGTGCCATCTGCTGTGAGCTCACAACGCCTGCTTGCGTCCGCCATTGGCGTTGCCATCTCTGCAGCATCGACTGCTCAGCTTGCATATGCAGATGATCAGGCTGCTGATTCTGTCATTTCACTCGACGCAACCAGCGTCAACGCGGCACAGGATGTCACCAGCTACAAGACGGACACCGCCAGCTCGAAGAAGTACACCGCCCCGCTGCGTGAAACACCGAAGAGTGTCACGGTGATCCCTCAGCAAGTCATTCGTGACACGGGGGCGACGTCCTTGGTAGACGCCTTGCGTACAACCCCAGGCATCACTTTTGGCGCAGGCGAAGGCGGCAACCCAGCGGGTGACCGCCCTATCATCCGCGGCTTCAACGCCGAAAGTGACGTATTTGTCGATGGCATGCGCGATGTCGCATCCCAAAGCCGGGAGATCTTCAACGTGGAGTCCATTGAGGTCGCAAAAGGCCCTGGCTCCGCTTTTACCGGTGCTGGCTCGACGGGCGGGAGCCTCAATCTGGTCACCAAGAGCGCAAAACTTGGCGATAGCTACAACGGTGGGTTCACTTGGGGTTCAGACCAGACCAAACGCACCACCCTGGATTTGAACAAACAGCTGACCGACACCTCTGCCTTTCGCTTGAACCTGATGAAGCACGAAGCCAACGTCGCCGGTCGTGACGATGTGGATGTGAGCCGTTGGGGGGTGGCACCGTCGTTCGCTTTTGGCTTGGGCACCGATACACGGGTCACAGTGGGTTACTACCACCTGAAAACCGACGATATGCCTGACTACGGCATCCCGCTGAATCGCAGCGCCACGCGCAGCAAATACAATGTAGATGGCCCGGCTCATGTAGACCGCGACAACTTCTACGGTTTGAACGGACGCGACTACCGCAAGACCAGCAACGACAGCGGCACGATCCGTATCGAACATGACCTGAACGAAAACCTGACACTGTCCAACAGCTTCCGCATGTCGCGCTCGACCCTCGACTACATCGTGACCAACCCGGATGACAGTAAAGGTAACGTCGCCAACGGTACGGTCTATCGCGCAACCAAGAACCGCAATTCGACGTCCAAAGGTTGGGTGAACCAGACCGACCTGAGTGCCAAGTTCAATACCGGCTTCATCGAGCATAGCCTGGTGACAGGCCTGGAGTTCACCTACAGCGACACGCATAACCGCGGGTATGTCGTCACCTCGGCCGCGGGCACAGGCACTGTTTGCACCCCCGCCTTGCTGGCTTCGGGCGACTGCACCAGCCTCTACGACCCATCCCCGGATGACGGCTGGTCTGGCACGATTACCGACAGCCAAGCGTTCACCGATACGGATACGAAGACCAGCGCTGCCTACGTATTTGACACACTGACTTTCAACGAACAGTGGTCGCTGAACCTTGGCCTGCGTTACGACGATTACCAGACCAAATCAAGCGGATACAGCACAGGTGGGCGTGGCTCGGTTGCGGGGGACTTCTCTCGCGAAAACAACGCGCATCTGTGGAACTACCAAGTTGGCGTAGTCTACAAGCCGTTGCCCAACGGCAGTATTTACGCCGCCTGGTCGACCTCCAGCAACCCGTCGGGCGAAACCAGCGGTAATGGAGGCCTGGAGCTGGCGGCCAACAACAGCAACCTCGATCCAGAACGTAACCGCAACTACGAAATCGGCACGAAGTGGGACTTCTTCGACGATAACCTATCGTTGACCGCAGCCTTGTTCCGTACCGACAAAACCAACGCACGCGTCACCGATCCAGACAATGCCACATATCAGGTGCTCGATGGCGAACAACGGGTCCAGGGTGTGGAGCTGACCTACTCGGGTAACCTGACCAGCAAGTGGAAGGTCTATGGCGGCTACACCTATATGGAAAGCGAGATCGTGAAAACCTCTACTGCAGCGAACGAAGGCAACCACATGCCTAGCACGCCGCGTAACAACTTCACGTTCTGGTCGACCTACGACATCATTCCGCAACTGACCGTTGGTGCTGGAGCGACTTTTGTCGATTCGCGCTTCGGTGACGAAGCCAACTCGGTCGAGGTACCTTCCTACTGGCGCTATGACGCCATGGCTACCTATCGCCTGACAAAGAATGTCGACTTGCAACTGAATGTGCAGAACCTGACCGACAAGCGTTACTTCGATCAAGTATTCGCTACGCATTACGCTCACGTAGCGCCTGGCCGTACTGCACTCATGAGTGCCAACTTCCACTTCTAA
- a CDS encoding Fe2+-dependent dioxygenase has protein sequence MLLHIPGLFDADELARIREALEQADWADGKLTAGYQSAKAKHNLQLPEGHALAKEIGTALIDRLWKTPRFMSAALPHKVFPPLINCYREGGNFGFHIDNALRQPKGSPERVRTDLSSTLFLSDPESYDGGELVIQDTYGVQQVKLAAGDMVLYPGTSLHKVNPVTRGQRYAAFFWTQSLVRDDSQRTLLFEMDNAIQQLTADVPDHPSLLQLTGTYHNLLRRWAEV, from the coding sequence ATGCTGCTTCACATCCCAGGTCTGTTCGACGCTGATGAACTGGCCCGTATTCGCGAGGCGCTGGAGCAGGCCGACTGGGCCGATGGCAAGCTTACGGCGGGTTATCAGTCGGCCAAGGCGAAGCACAACCTGCAGTTGCCGGAAGGCCATGCGCTGGCCAAGGAAATTGGCACTGCGTTGATCGACCGCCTGTGGAAAACCCCGCGCTTCATGTCGGCAGCGTTGCCGCACAAAGTGTTCCCGCCGCTGATCAATTGCTATCGCGAAGGTGGCAACTTCGGCTTCCACATCGACAACGCCCTGCGCCAGCCCAAGGGCAGCCCGGAGCGGGTGCGTACCGACCTGTCTTCCACGTTGTTCCTCAGCGACCCGGAAAGCTACGACGGCGGTGAGCTGGTGATCCAGGACACCTATGGCGTGCAACAGGTCAAGCTGGCCGCCGGTGACATGGTGCTGTACCCCGGCACTAGCCTGCACAAGGTCAACCCGGTGACCCGTGGCCAACGCTATGCCGCATTCTTCTGGACCCAGAGCCTGGTGCGCGATGACAGCCAGCGGACGCTGCTGTTCGAGATGGACAACGCAATCCAGCAACTGACTGCCGATGTGCCGGACCATCCTTCGTTGTTGCAGCTGACGGGCACCTACCATAACTTGCTGCGCCGCTGGGCTGAGGTCTGA
- a CDS encoding sel1 repeat family protein: protein MSYLLRREEVVDVAGLQAMLEESPGKAAQAILAAAGQGAVEAQLLLGQILLDGLGIQQDATVARRWFGIAAQGGNAMAHNMLGRCLEHGWGGEVSLAQAAVHYARAADSGLDWGLYNLGNLLATGRGVPVNQVQALMCYEKAAQLGHAKSMNLYGRYLEQGIATAPSPARAVRWYRRSAEAGDFRGMFSLALVLVERGQLAEAGQWLEQARVAGNMNFLRAALVTLQDAGPVLMAFAARYAEEIDRREEAGTGEHT, encoded by the coding sequence GTGTCCTACCTGCTGCGGCGTGAGGAAGTGGTGGATGTGGCCGGCTTGCAGGCCATGCTCGAGGAATCCCCCGGCAAGGCCGCCCAGGCAATTCTGGCGGCAGCGGGGCAGGGTGCGGTCGAGGCGCAGTTGCTGCTGGGGCAGATCCTGCTGGATGGGCTTGGCATCCAGCAGGATGCCACCGTCGCCCGGCGTTGGTTCGGTATCGCTGCACAGGGGGGGAATGCCATGGCGCACAACATGCTCGGGCGTTGCCTGGAGCATGGTTGGGGCGGTGAGGTGAGTTTGGCGCAGGCTGCCGTTCACTACGCCCGTGCGGCCGATTCCGGTTTGGACTGGGGCCTGTATAACCTGGGCAACCTTCTGGCGACCGGGCGCGGGGTGCCGGTCAATCAGGTGCAGGCGCTGATGTGCTACGAGAAGGCTGCGCAGCTGGGGCATGCCAAATCGATGAATCTCTATGGGCGTTACCTGGAGCAGGGCATTGCCACGGCGCCCAGCCCGGCGCGGGCGGTGCGCTGGTATCGGCGTTCGGCCGAGGCGGGGGATTTTCGCGGGATGTTCAGCCTGGCGCTGGTGCTGGTCGAGCGTGGGCAGTTGGCCGAGGCAGGGCAGTGGCTGGAGCAGGCCCGGGTTGCGGGGAACATGAATTTCCTGCGTGCTGCGTTGGTAACCCTGCAGGACGCGGGGCCGGTGTTGATGGCCTTTGCGGCGCGGTATGCCGAGGAAATCGATCGGCGCGAAGAGGCCGGTACAGGAGAGCACACATGA
- a CDS encoding type III PLP-dependent enzyme yields the protein MSIQVEDYFARETFQKMKAFADKQETPFVLIDTQMISQAYDDLRAGFEFAKVYYAVKANPAVEIIDLLKEKGSSFDIASIYELDKVLGRGVSADRISYGNTIKKSKDIRYFYEKGVRLYATDSEADLRNIAKAAPGSKVYVRILTEGSTTADWPLSRKFGCQTDMAMDLLILARDLGLVPYGISFHVGSQQRDISVWDAAIAKVKVIFERLKEEDGIELKLINMGGGFPANYITRTNSLETYAEEIIRFLKEDFGDELPEIILEPGRSLIANAGILVSEVVLVARKSRTAVERWIYTDVGKFSGLIETMDEAIKFPIWTEKKGEAEEVVIAGPTCDSADIMYENYKYGLPLNLAIGDRLYWLSTGAYTTSYSAVEFNGFPPLKAYYL from the coding sequence ATGTCGATCCAGGTCGAAGACTATTTCGCGCGTGAAACCTTCCAGAAAATGAAGGCGTTCGCTGACAAGCAGGAAACCCCGTTCGTACTCATCGACACCCAGATGATCAGCCAGGCGTATGACGACCTGCGCGCCGGTTTCGAATTTGCCAAGGTCTACTACGCGGTCAAGGCCAACCCGGCCGTGGAAATCATCGACCTGCTCAAAGAGAAAGGTTCGAGCTTCGACATCGCCTCGATCTACGAACTGGACAAAGTACTGGGCCGCGGTGTCAGCGCTGACCGTATCAGCTACGGCAACACCATCAAGAAGTCCAAGGACATCCGCTACTTCTACGAGAAGGGCGTGCGCCTGTACGCCACCGACTCGGAAGCCGACCTGCGCAACATCGCCAAGGCCGCACCGGGCTCGAAAGTGTATGTGCGCATTCTGACTGAAGGCTCCACCACTGCCGACTGGCCACTGTCCCGCAAGTTCGGCTGCCAGACCGACATGGCCATGGACCTGCTGATCCTCGCCCGCGACCTGGGCCTGGTTCCTTACGGTATCTCCTTCCACGTGGGTTCGCAGCAACGCGACATCAGCGTGTGGGACGCCGCCATCGCCAAGGTCAAGGTGATCTTCGAGCGCCTGAAAGAAGAAGACGGCATCGAACTGAAGCTGATCAACATGGGTGGTGGCTTCCCGGCCAACTACATCACCCGTACCAACAGCCTGGAAACCTACGCCGAAGAAATCATCCGCTTCCTCAAGGAAGACTTCGGTGACGAACTGCCGGAAATCATCCTCGAGCCTGGCCGTTCGCTGATCGCCAACGCCGGTATCCTGGTCAGCGAAGTGGTGCTGGTCGCACGCAAGTCGCGTACCGCCGTCGAGCGCTGGATCTACACCGACGTAGGCAAGTTCTCCGGCCTGATCGAAACCATGGACGAAGCCATCAAGTTCCCGATCTGGACCGAGAAAAAAGGCGAAGCCGAAGAAGTGGTCATCGCCGGCCCGACCTGCGACAGTGCCGACATCATGTACGAGAACTACAAGTACGGGCTGCCGCTGAACCTGGCCATCGGTGACCGCCTGTACTGGCTGTCGACCGGCGCCTACACCACCAGCTACAGCGCAGTGGAATTCAACGGCTTCCCGCCGCTGAAGGCTTACTACCTGTAA
- a CDS encoding sigma-70 family RNA polymerase sigma factor, translating to MTPTVSGHKGFLDHYHELIGTWTRKLRSRQQAEDLTHDAFVRVLETPREQVEQPRAYLHQAARNIAVDGFRREDRRQALEREAFEEGATGSGDPEAYVHALELADSVERALAELPLNCRQVFIWQKLEGLTQAEIAERMGLSKNMVEKYMIRTLRHLREHLDVSA from the coding sequence ATGACCCCGACCGTGTCCGGACACAAAGGCTTCCTCGACCACTACCATGAGCTGATCGGCACCTGGACGCGCAAGCTACGCAGTCGTCAGCAGGCCGAGGACCTCACCCACGATGCCTTTGTCCGGGTACTGGAAACCCCGCGCGAGCAGGTTGAGCAGCCACGCGCCTACCTGCATCAGGCTGCGCGCAACATCGCTGTGGATGGCTTCCGTCGCGAAGACCGACGCCAGGCCCTGGAGCGGGAAGCCTTCGAAGAAGGCGCAACCGGCAGTGGCGACCCGGAAGCCTACGTGCATGCCCTGGAGCTGGCCGACAGCGTTGAGCGGGCGCTGGCCGAGCTGCCTCTCAACTGCCGGCAGGTGTTCATCTGGCAGAAGCTCGAAGGCCTGACTCAGGCCGAGATTGCCGAGCGCATGGGGTTGAGCAAGAACATGGTCGAAAAGTATATGATCCGCACGCTCCGGCACCTGCGTGAGCACCTGGATGTGTCGGCATGA
- a CDS encoding DUF4880 domain-containing protein, protein MEQHGTDAVREQAAAWFARVQDAPRDAGLHKQLHAWLASDEHHREEYEHLCRVWQAADFIPRQRLEALCQRDPVQQLPRRRFMRQALAASVAVVALGLGWGGWHHLQLNHQGSLQTAFNERRQVELPDGSHLELNGNTQLQVEFSAGRRHVRLNAGEVMFSVAHDSNRPFVVDTAQGSVVVTGTRFDVRLDPASTRVAVEQGSVRVQGKGDSPAQLSAGQGSHIDAQGLVAAPYAVNTGAMTAWRQGKLVFDNATLAEVVAETSRYRRQTLRVAPGKVARLRLSGTFSTNDTDALLRALPSILPVAIKAHEDGSSEIIAK, encoded by the coding sequence ATGGAACAGCACGGTACCGATGCCGTCCGCGAGCAGGCGGCCGCATGGTTCGCCCGCGTGCAGGATGCACCTCGGGATGCCGGGCTGCACAAGCAGTTGCATGCCTGGTTGGCGAGCGACGAGCACCACCGGGAAGAATATGAGCATCTCTGCCGCGTGTGGCAGGCCGCCGACTTCATTCCACGTCAGCGCCTGGAGGCGCTGTGCCAGCGAGACCCGGTGCAGCAGCTGCCACGACGGCGTTTCATGCGCCAGGCGTTGGCCGCCAGTGTCGCGGTAGTGGCGCTGGGCCTGGGCTGGGGCGGCTGGCACCACCTGCAACTGAACCATCAAGGCAGCCTGCAGACGGCCTTCAATGAGCGCCGTCAGGTCGAACTGCCGGATGGCTCGCATCTTGAGCTCAATGGCAACACGCAGTTGCAGGTCGAGTTCAGCGCCGGCCGGCGGCACGTGCGCCTGAACGCCGGTGAAGTGATGTTCAGCGTCGCCCATGACAGTAACCGGCCGTTTGTGGTCGACACTGCCCAGGGCAGTGTGGTCGTCACAGGTACCCGCTTTGACGTCCGCCTTGACCCAGCCAGCACCCGTGTGGCGGTGGAGCAGGGGTCGGTGCGGGTGCAGGGCAAGGGCGACTCGCCGGCGCAACTGTCGGCCGGGCAGGGGTCGCATATAGATGCACAGGGCCTGGTCGCCGCACCCTATGCGGTCAACACCGGCGCCATGACCGCATGGCGACAGGGCAAGCTGGTGTTCGACAACGCAACCCTCGCCGAAGTAGTGGCCGAAACCTCGCGCTACCGTCGCCAGACATTGCGGGTCGCCCCTGGGAAAGTCGCCCGGCTGCGCCTGTCCGGTACCTTCAGTACCAACGATACAGACGCTCTGCTGCGGGCCTTGCCGAGCATTCTACCGGTGGCCATCAAAGCCCATGAAGACGGCTCCAGCGAAATAATCGCCAAATAG